Genomic segment of Kibdelosporangium phytohabitans:
CAACCTGTTCTTCAAACTGAAGTACGCCAAGGTGTACGACGGCATGCTCGCCACGCCGCTCGGCCCGTTCGACGTGGCGATCGGTGAGATCTCGTGGGCGTTGATCCGCGGCGGCGTGTACGCCACCGGCTTCCTGACCGTGATCTCCGTGCTGGGCCTGGTGTCCTCGCCGTGGACGATCCTCGCGTTGCCCGTGGTGCTGCTCGTCGCGCTGGCGTTCGCCGCGGTCGGCATGGCGTGCACGACGTTCATGCGGTCGTGGCAGGACTTCGATTTGGTGCAACTGGCGCTGCTGCCGATGTTCCTGTTCTCCGCGACCTTCTACCCGTTGAGCGTCTACCCGGCGGGCCTGCAGTGGATCATGCAGCTTTCCCCGCTCTACCACGCGGTTGAACTGATGCGGGGGCTCACCGCGGGCATCATGGAATGGGCGATGCTCGGTCACCTGTCGTACTTCGTGGTGATGGCGATCGTCGGCCTGATCGTCGCGGCCCGCCGCCTGGGCAAGCTCCTGTTGAGTTAGGTGACGTCACGGCGCAGCGACGTGGTGAACGCGACCACCGCGGCGACCGTGACGTAGCCGAGCAGGACGAGCGCGCCAAAAGGAGCCGACAGCAGCTGTGGCGCGGAGATGCCTGTCTGCGCGACGGCGCCGGCCAGGAACGTGAAGCCGGTCAGCCCCGCGCTGGCGCCGCCGGGCAGGAACGGGTAGATCGTGTTCACGCCGGGTATCAACAACAGGAGCGTCTCGCCCAGGTAGAAGTAGCCGCCCAGTGCCACCAGCGCGGTCACCTGGTTGCGCAGCAAAGCCCCGACTGCCACGCCGATCAACGTGTACACGGTCATCATGACCACCAGCCGGACCAGCATCCCGACGAGTTCACCCGTCGGCAGCCCGAGGCTGATGCCGTGCACCGACGCGGTGACGACAAGTCCGGCTCCCGCGATGACCGCCACGATGAGCCCGTACGCGAACCCGGCGGCGGCGTAGACGCCGAGCTTCGCTGCCAGGACCGTGCCGCGTCGCGGCGCGAACAGGTACGTGAACGTGATCGTCTGATGCCGGTACTCGGCTGTCACGGCCGTCGTGCCCAGCAGCGCCGGGACGAACGCCAGCAGACTGGCCATCCCCAGCAGCATCTGCGTGCCCGCCGCGGTGGCCAGGCCGGGCATCGGCGGGTCGAAGTTCTCCGGCCCGACCATCGCCAGCAGGAACACGAACCCGCCGGTGGTCACCGCGGCGAGCAGGCCCCACAGCCTCAGCCGGGTGCTGGACAGGCGATGCGCCTCCGCGCTCAGCAACGCGGTCATGCTCGTCATGCTGCGGCTCCCGTCAGTGCGAGGTAGGTCTGTTCGAGGTTGCCGTCCTTGGTCACGTCCGCGATCGGCCCTGCGGTGACCAGACGGCCGCGCCTGATGATCACCACGTGGTCCACCATCTGCTCGGCCTCGCTCAGGACGTGACTGGAGACCAGGACCGTGCGCCCCTGCCCGGCCAGGTCACGCAGGAACCGGCGCAGCCACGCGATGCCTTCCGGGTCGAGGCCGTTGCTGGGTTCGTCGAGGATCAGCACCCGCGGATCGCCGAGCAACGCCGTTGCCAGGTTCAGGCGCTGCCGCATCCCGGTGGACAGGCCACGGGCCTGGCGGTGGGCGTACGAGGTGGCGTCGACCAGGTCGAGCACCTCGGCCACGCGTGAATCCGGGTAGCCGCCCATCCGCGCGTACACACCGAGGTGGTCGCGGCAGGTGCGGGCCGGGTGGAACGCGGACTTGTCCAGGACCGCCCCGACCACGCTGGACGGGTTCGGCAGGTCGGCGTAGCGCTTGTCGCCGGTTTCTCCCGGACTGATCGTCGCTGTGCCGGAGGTGGGCGTGACCAGGCCCAGGATCATCCGCAGCGTGGTGGTCTTGCCCGCCCCGTTCGGGCCCAGGAATCCCGTCACAGCGCCCGGCACGACGTCGAAGCTGAGGTCGTCCACCGCTGTGACAGCCGCGGACGCACCACCGAACACCTTGCGGAGCCGCCGTACTCGGATCATCTCCACCCCCTGATTAAGCATATCTATCTGTTGTAGTTCATGTATATCAGATAGTCGATGTAGGTACCATGACGGGCATGGAGCTGACACTGGACTTGGACAGCGATGTGCCGATCTACCAGCAGATCCGGGACCGGGTCCTGGAGGCGATCGCCGAGGGTCTGCTCACCGAAGGCGACCCGCTGCCGTCGACCAGACAGCTGGCCGCGGATTTCGGGATCAACTTCCTGACCGTGAGCAAGGCCTACGACCAGCTCAAACAGCAGGGCGTGATCCGGATCAACCGCAAGAGCGGCGCCGTGGTGCGCCGTGACCCGAACACCGGGCCGCCGGAGCCGGGCTTCATCGACGACTGGGACAGCCGGATGCGCGTCATGCTCGCCGAGGCCGCCGTGCAGGGCTTCACCCGGTCCGACCTGGTGAAACGGGTCAAGACACTGCTGGACCAGTACGAGGGGGTGCATCCGTGACCGGGCTGACGGCCCTGCTTCTCATCGTTCTGCTGGCCGGTTTCGCCCTGGCCGTGCCCATGCACATGCGGCCGACGCTGCCGTTCGGCGTGCAAGTCGCGGCGGTCCGTGCGGCAGATCCCGCGATCGTGCGGACCCGGCGCACCTACCTGCTCCGAGTCACGGCCGTGTCGGTGATAGCCGTGGTTGTGTGCGTCGCGGCCTACGGCAACGCCCTCATCGCCGGGACCCTCGCGAACTCCCTGGTGGTGGCCCACGGTGCCTGCTACGTACTCGCGCACAGGCGGCTACGGGAGACCAAACGTGCGGAGTGGTGGCAGGCCGAGCACCGCTACGGCGTCACCACAGACACCACCCTCCGGACGGACCCGGTCCGCGTATCGCTGCTCTGGCTGACGCCCGCGGTGGTGGTGATGGTCGTGACCATGGCCCTCGGTCATTGGGACATCGTCATCCCGATGGCGGTGATGACCGTCCTGATGCCTCTGGCGGTGCGACTGGGCGTGCGCACCAGGCCCGACCTGGACGCCGCACAGCCGGTCGGCTCGGCGCGCAGATACCGCGTCTACCTGCGCGGCACCGGCAGAATGCTGATGTTGCTGGTCGGAGCGACAAACCTGACGATCCTACTCGGCGCGACGCAGAGCTCGGAACCGTTCGCCGCCGTGCCGAGCCTCGCGGTGGTCATCGTGTTCGTGGCGTGGTCAGTGCGGGTCGGCCAAGCGGGACACCGCCTGCCCAAGCTGCCCGGCGAGGAAGACGAGGACACGGGACTGACGCAACGTGACGACGACCGGCGCTGGCACCTGGGCGGGCTGGTGTACCTCAACCGGCAGGATCCGGCGGTGTTCGTGCACAAGCGGGTCGGCATCGGGTGGACGATGAACCTCGGCCACCCCGTCAGCTGGGCTGTGCTGGTGGTTCTCGTGCTGGTGGCCGCCATGGCGGGGCTCGGTGTCGTGGATCTCCCGCAGCGGGAAAACGCCTTCTAGACCTGGCCCGTCCGAATCACCGCGCGGATGCCGCTACCCTGGTTTCCCGTGAGTGTTGAGTCCGTTTTCCCGAAGCTGGAGTCACTGCTGCCCAAAGTGGCCAAGCCGGTGCAGTACGTCGGCGGTGAGCTCAACGCGACGGTGAAGGACTGGGATTCCGCCACAGTCCGCTGGGCGTTGATGTATCCCGACGCGTACGAGGTCGGCCTGCCCAACCAGGGCGTGATGATCCTGTACGAGATCCTCAACGAGCTGCCGGACGTGCTCGCCGAGCGCACGTACGCGGTCTGGCCGGACCTGGAGAAGCTGATGCGCGAGCACGACGTGCCGCAGTTCACCGTCGACGGGCACCGCCCGGTTGGTGCGTTCGACATGCTCGGGGTGAGCTTCGCGACCGAGCTGGGCTACACGAACCTGCTGACCGCGCTGGACCTCGCCGGTATCCCGCTGCGCGCGGCCGACCGCACCGAGGACCACCCCGTGGTGCTCGCCGGTGGGCACTCGGCGTTCAACCCGGAGCCGATGGCCGACTACCTCGACGCGGTGGTCCTCGGCGACGGTGAGGAAGCCGTGCTGGACATCACCGAGGTCATCCGCACGTGGAAGGCACAGGGGCGGCCCGGCGGCCGGATCGAGCTGCTGACCAGGCTCGCCGAGCGCGGCAACGTCTACATCCCGCGGTTCTACGACGTGGGATACACGCCTGAGGGCGAGCTGGCGTACACCAAGCCGAACCGTGACCGCGTGCCCGAGCGGGTCGCCAAGCGCACGACCATGGACCTCGACGCGTGGCCGTACCCGAAGCAGCCGCTGGTGCCGCTGGCCGAGAGCGTGCACGAGCGGATGAGCGTGGAGATCTTCCGCGGCTGCACCCGTGGCTGCCGGTTCTGCCAGGCGGGCATGATCACCCGGCCGGTGCGCGAGCGGTCCATCGAGGGCATCGGCGAGATGGTCCGCAAGGGACTGGACGCGAGCGGGTTCGAGGAAGTCGGCCTGCTGTCGTTGTCCAGCGCGGACCACTCGGAGATCGCGCAGGTCACCAAGGGACTCGCCGACCGGTACGAAGGCACGAACACCGGGCTGTCGCTGCCGAGCACCCGCGTCGACGCGTTCAACGTGGACCTCGCGAACGAGCTGTCCCGCAACGGCAGGCGATCCGGCCTGACGTTCGCGCCGGAGGGCGGCAGCGAGCGGATCCGCCGCGTGATCAACAAGATGGTGTCCGAAGAGGACCTGATCCGCACGGTGTCGACGGCGTTCGCCAACGGCTGGCGCCAGGTCAAGCTGTACTTCATGTGCGGGCTGCCGACCGAGACCGACGAAGACGTGCTGCAGATCGCGCACATGGCGAAGGAAGTCATCCGCGCGGGCCGCAAAGCCGCCGGGCGCAACGACATCCGCTGCACCATCTCGATCGGCGGGTTCGTGCCCAAACCGCACACCCCGTTCCAGTGGGCCGCCCAGTGCGACCCGGAGACGGTCGACAACCGGCTGCGCAAGTTGCGTGCGGAGATCAACGCCGACCGCGGCCTGGCCCGCAACATCGGGATGCGGTACCACGACGGCAAACCGAGCCTGATCGAAGGCCTGCTGTCCCGTGGCGACCGGCGCGTGGGGCGCGTGATCGAACGCGTCTGGCGCGAAGGCGGCCGGTTCGACGGCTGGGGCGAGCACTTCTCGTTCGACCGCTGGGTGACCGCGGCCAAGGCTGAGCTGGAGCCGTTGGGCGTGGACCTGGACTGGTTCACCACCCGTGAGCGCGGCGAGAACGAGGTCCTGCCGTGGGACCACCTGGACTCCGGCCTCGACCGCCAGTGGCTCTGGGACGACTGGCAGGACGCGCTGGACGAGCAGGAACTCGACGACTGCCGCTGGACGCCGTGCTTCGACTGCGGTGTCTGCCCGACCATGGGCACGACCATCGAGGTAGGACCGACCGGTAAGAAACTCCTGCCGCTCACTCCCGTGTAGCTCGACCAACTGTGTGGCTCGATCAGCGAATCAGGGCGGACCCCGACGCGGGTCCGCCCTTTTTCTGTGCTGTCACACGGGTTTCGCACACCGGTGATGTGCGGTACGAGATCTCGTCGATCTCGATCCGCCGCAACCCGGTCAGCCGATCCACCCTCGTGATGATCGTCCCGGCTGTACCCGTTCTCCCGATGCCTGGATCCCGGCACGGCTTCGTGGTTGAACCAGCGCTGGTCGACGCGGGCTTCGTGTTCGGCTGGGGTGACGTGGTCCAGTCGGAAGTGCAGCCGAGTGCGGTCGTACCAGCCCCCGAGACGACCGTTGAGGGCAAGCGCCACCGCCTCACCAATTCCCCCAAGGGGATCCCTTGTTTTCAACGCTACCGCAGGGGTCTGACAATTCCGGGTTGGCCAAGTCCGCGCAGAGGACAATCGGGGCTGGAGG
This window contains:
- a CDS encoding ABC transporter permease produces the protein MSVGLVWRIIPPGLYARRARTVVERSFLVNRRAWMTIFSGFFESLFYLFAMGVGFGRLIGEVVGPGGQTMSYAAYVAPALLAASAMNGAVYDATFNLFFKLKYAKVYDGMLATPLGPFDVAIGEISWALIRGGVYATGFLTVISVLGLVSSPWTILALPVVLLVALAFAAVGMACTTFMRSWQDFDLVQLALLPMFLFSATFYPLSVYPAGLQWIMQLSPLYHAVELMRGLTAGIMEWAMLGHLSYFVVMAIVGLIVAARRLGKLLLS
- a CDS encoding ATP-binding cassette domain-containing protein gives rise to the protein MIRVRRLRKVFGGASAAVTAVDDLSFDVVPGAVTGFLGPNGAGKTTTLRMILGLVTPTSGTATISPGETGDKRYADLPNPSSVVGAVLDKSAFHPARTCRDHLGVYARMGGYPDSRVAEVLDLVDATSYAHRQARGLSTGMRQRLNLATALLGDPRVLILDEPSNGLDPEGIAWLRRFLRDLAGQGRTVLVSSHVLSEAEQMVDHVVIIRRGRLVTAGPIADVTKDGNLEQTYLALTGAAA
- a CDS encoding TIGR03960 family B12-binding radical SAM protein, which encodes MSVESVFPKLESLLPKVAKPVQYVGGELNATVKDWDSATVRWALMYPDAYEVGLPNQGVMILYEILNELPDVLAERTYAVWPDLEKLMREHDVPQFTVDGHRPVGAFDMLGVSFATELGYTNLLTALDLAGIPLRAADRTEDHPVVLAGGHSAFNPEPMADYLDAVVLGDGEEAVLDITEVIRTWKAQGRPGGRIELLTRLAERGNVYIPRFYDVGYTPEGELAYTKPNRDRVPERVAKRTTMDLDAWPYPKQPLVPLAESVHERMSVEIFRGCTRGCRFCQAGMITRPVRERSIEGIGEMVRKGLDASGFEEVGLLSLSSADHSEIAQVTKGLADRYEGTNTGLSLPSTRVDAFNVDLANELSRNGRRSGLTFAPEGGSERIRRVINKMVSEEDLIRTVSTAFANGWRQVKLYFMCGLPTETDEDVLQIAHMAKEVIRAGRKAAGRNDIRCTISIGGFVPKPHTPFQWAAQCDPETVDNRLRKLRAEINADRGLARNIGMRYHDGKPSLIEGLLSRGDRRVGRVIERVWREGGRFDGWGEHFSFDRWVTAAKAELEPLGVDLDWFTTRERGENEVLPWDHLDSGLDRQWLWDDWQDALDEQELDDCRWTPCFDCGVCPTMGTTIEVGPTGKKLLPLTPV
- a CDS encoding DUF1648 domain-containing protein, which gives rise to MTGLTALLLIVLLAGFALAVPMHMRPTLPFGVQVAAVRAADPAIVRTRRTYLLRVTAVSVIAVVVCVAAYGNALIAGTLANSLVVAHGACYVLAHRRLRETKRAEWWQAEHRYGVTTDTTLRTDPVRVSLLWLTPAVVVMVVTMALGHWDIVIPMAVMTVLMPLAVRLGVRTRPDLDAAQPVGSARRYRVYLRGTGRMLMLLVGATNLTILLGATQSSEPFAAVPSLAVVIVFVAWSVRVGQAGHRLPKLPGEEDEDTGLTQRDDDRRWHLGGLVYLNRQDPAVFVHKRVGIGWTMNLGHPVSWAVLVVLVLVAAMAGLGVVDLPQRENAF
- a CDS encoding GntR family transcriptional regulator, translated to MELTLDLDSDVPIYQQIRDRVLEAIAEGLLTEGDPLPSTRQLAADFGINFLTVSKAYDQLKQQGVIRINRKSGAVVRRDPNTGPPEPGFIDDWDSRMRVMLAEAAVQGFTRSDLVKRVKTLLDQYEGVHP
- a CDS encoding ABC transporter permease, with the translated sequence MTSMTALLSAEAHRLSSTRLRLWGLLAAVTTGGFVFLLAMVGPENFDPPMPGLATAAGTQMLLGMASLLAFVPALLGTTAVTAEYRHQTITFTYLFAPRRGTVLAAKLGVYAAAGFAYGLIVAVIAGAGLVVTASVHGISLGLPTGELVGMLVRLVVMMTVYTLIGVAVGALLRNQVTALVALGGYFYLGETLLLLIPGVNTIYPFLPGGASAGLTGFTFLAGAVAQTGISAPQLLSAPFGALVLLGYVTVAAVVAFTTSLRRDVT